A stretch of Halichondria panicea chromosome 1, odHalPani1.1, whole genome shotgun sequence DNA encodes these proteins:
- the LOC135330769 gene encoding uncharacterized protein LOC135330769, translating into MSEKTTLVNCNVQLVKCISRAPKDIADRLKAFLSPEDERFIAHQMHDDAEKARRIIAAVNTRLDFGNQEKKTRVFLEFVEALHSTGLWTKDLVEALEDEYKSLTGTALNKGNGDRAEAKPRSAVQALTIEALIQGTEGLTETKLKKCIEDRHLQSLAGYFDRIDGYLDKFELKPGKQTDIKDLYHLRGTQTAMVEALKQWRNPNPFAATYRALLEIMLDMDKGYIATGMAKHIAEKVM; encoded by the exons atGTCTGAAAAGACTACTCTTGTGAACTGTAATGTTCAGCTTGTTAAGTGTATTTCACGGGCCCCTAAAGACATTGCTGATCGACTAAAGGCATTTCTGTCTCCTGAAGACGAGAGATTTATCGCCCATCAAATGCACGATGATGCTGAAAAAGCTAGGAGAATAATAGCAGCTGTGAACACTAGGCTTGACTTTGGCAACCAAGAAAAGAAAACCCGTGTATTTCTAGAGTTTGTGGAAGCGTTACATTCAACTGGACTGTGGACGAAGGACTTGGTGGAAGCTCTAGAAGACGAGTACAAGAGTCTGACTGGGACGGCCTTAAACAAAGGAAATGGTGATAGAGCTGAAGCAAAAC CTCGATCAGCTGTACAAGCACTCACGATTGAAGCACTCATTCAAGGCACTGAAGGACTCACTGAAACTAAACTCAAGAAATGTATTGAAGACAGACACTTACAGTCTCTAGCAGGATATTTCGATCGTATTGATGGCTACCTTGATAAATTCGAACTGAAACCAGGCAAGCAAACAGACATCAAAGATCTGTATCATCTTAGAGGCACACAGACGGCAATGGTGGAAGCTTTGAAACAATGGCGAAATCCTAATCCCTTTGCTGCAACCTATCGTGCCCTGTTGGAGATCATGCTGGATATGGATAAAGGATACATAGCTACTGGGATGGCAAAGCACATCGCCGAGAAAGTGATGTAG
- the LOC135330760 gene encoding uncharacterized protein LOC135330760 — protein MASTVNLIRNVLTSQYLTHNGSSVAVHHLKNHSNNFHLYDDGPLRRLQVFSDSNKKISHVPAGGCSQGLTTNPSGSMVHVTPNSSVGVKLFVKDGSGNRYYLRVNIAQSSNVELVCQSHVDNAQYNPFLRQELEFDLVTVDINDLY, from the exons ATGGCCAGCACTGTAAATCTCATCAGAAATGTACTGACCAGCCAGTACCTTACCCATAACGGAAGCTCTGTGGCAGTTCATCATTTGAAGAATCATTCAA ACAATTTCCATCTCTATGACGATGGACCTCTTCGCAGACTGCAAGTGTTCAGTGACAGTAACAAGAAGATATCTCACGTTCCAGCTGGAGGCTGTTCTCAAGGCCTGACCACAAACCCCAGTGGATCCATGGTTCATGTAACCCCTAATTCTAGTGTGGGTGTGAAACTGTTTGTGAAGGACGGCAGTGGAAACAGATACTACCTGAGGGTAAACATAGCTCAGAGCAGCAATGTTGAGCTTGTCTGTCAGAGCCACGTCGATAAT GCACAGTACAATCCCTTTCTGAGGCAAGAATTGGAGTTTGATCTGGTTACAGTTGACATCAATGACTTGTATTAA
- the LOC135352444 gene encoding uncharacterized protein LOC135352444: protein MASTVNLIRNVLTSQYLTHNGSSVAVHHLKNHSNNFHLYDDGPLRRLQVFSDSNKKISHVPAGGCSQGLTTNPSGSMVHVTPNSSVGVKLFVKDGSGNRYYLRVNIAQSSNVELVCQSHVDNAQYNPFLRQELEFDLVTVDINDL, encoded by the exons ATGGCCAGCACTGTAAATCTCATCAGAAATGTACTGACCAGCCAGTACCTTACCCATAACGGAAGCTCTGTGGCAGTTCATCATTTGAAGAATCATTCAA ACAACTTCCACCTCTATGACGATGGACCTCTTCGCAGACTGCAAGTGTTCAGTGACAGCAACAAGAAGATATCTCACGTTCCAGCTGGAGGCTGTTCCCAAGGCCTGACCACGAACCCCAGTGGATCCATGGTTCATGTAACCCCTAATTCTAGTGTGGGTGTGAAACTGTTTGTGAAGGACGGCAGTGGAAACAGATACTACCTGAGGGTCAACATAGCTCAGAGCAGCAATGTTGAGCTCGTCTGTCAGAGCCACGTTGATAAT GCACAGTACAATCCCTTTCTGAGGCAAGAATTGGAGTTTGATCTGGTTACAGTTGACATCAATGACTTGTAA
- the LOC135340569 gene encoding uncharacterized protein LOC135340569, protein MASTVNLIRNVLTSQYLTHNGSSVAVHHLKNHSNNFHLYDDGPLRRLQVFSDSNKKISHVPAGGCSQGLTTNPSGSMVHVTPNSSVGVKLFVKDGSGNRYYLRVNIAQSSNVELVCQSHVDNAQYNPFLRQELEFDLVTVDINDL, encoded by the exons ATGGCCAGCACTGTAAATCTCATCAGAAATGTACTGACCAGCCAGTACCTTACCCATAACGGAAGCTCTGTGGCAGTTCATCATTTGAAGAATCATTCAA ACAACTTCCACCTCTATGACGATGGACCTCTTCGCAGACTGCAAGTGTTCAGTGACAGCAACAAGAAGATATCTCACGTTCCAGCTGGAGGCTGTTCCCAAGGCCTGACCACGAACCCCAGTGGATCCATGGTTCATGTAACCCCTAATTCTAGTGTGGGTGTGAAACTGTTTGTGAAGGACGGCAGTGGAAACAGATACTACCTGAGGGTCAACATAGCTCAGAGCAGCAATGTTGAGCTCGTCTGTCAGAGCCACGTCGATAAT GCACAGTACAATCCCTTTCTGAGGCAAGAATTGGAGTTTGATCTGGTTACAGTTGACATCAATGACTTGTAA
- the LOC135341741 gene encoding uncharacterized protein LOC135341741, translating into MATTVNLIRNVLTSQYLTHNGSSVAVHHLKNHSNNFHLYDDGPLRRLQVFSDSNKKISHVPAGGCSQGLTTNPSGSMVHVTPNSSVGVKLFVKDGSGNRYYLRVNIAQSSNVELVCQSHVDNAQYNPFLRQELEFDLVTVDINDL; encoded by the exons ATGGCCACCACTGTAAATCTCATCAGAAATGTACTGACCAGCCAGTACCTTACCCATAACGGAAGCTCTGTGGCAGTTCATCATTTGAAGAATCATTCAA ACAACTTCCACCTCTATGACGATGGACCTCTTCGCAGACTGCAAGTGTTCAGTGACAGCAACAAGAAGATATCTCACGTTCCAGCTGGAGGCTGTTCCCAAGGCCTGACCACGAACCCCAGTGGATCCATGGTTCATGTAACTCCTAATTCTAGTGTGGGTGTGAAACTGTTTGTGAAGGACGGCAGTGGAAACAGATACTACCTGAGGGTCAACATAGCTCAGAGCAGCAATGTTGAGCTCGTCTGTCAGAGCCACGTCGATAAT gcacagtACAATCCCTTTCTGAGGCAAGAATTGGAGTTTGATCTGGTTACAGTTGACATCAATGACTTGTAA
- the LOC135341718 gene encoding uncharacterized protein LOC135341718 isoform X1, with product MATTVNLIRNVLTSQYLTHNGSSVAVHYLKNHSNNFHLYDDGPLRRLQVFSDSNKKISHVPAGGCSQGLTTNPSGSMVHVTPNSSVGVKLFVKDGSGNRYYLRVNIAQSSNVELVCQSHVDNAQYNPFLRQELEFDLVTVDINDL from the exons ATGGCCACCACTGTAAATCTCATCAGAAATGTACTGACCAGCCAGTACCTTACCCATAACGGAAGCTCTGTGGCAGTTCATTATTTGAAGAATCATTCAA ACAACTTCCACCTCTATGACGATGGACCTCTTCGCAGACTGCAAGTGTTCAGTGACAGCAACAAGAAGATATCTCACGTTCCAGCTGGAGGCTGTTCCCAAGGCCTGACCACGAACCCCAGTGGATCCATGGTTCATGTAACCCCTAATTCTAGTGTGGGTGTGAAACTGTTTGTGAAGGACGGCAGTGGAAACAGATACTACCTGAGGGTCAACATAGCTCAGAGCAGCAATGTTGAGCTCGTCTGTCAGAGCCACGTCGATAAT GCACAGTACAATCCCTTTCTGAGGCAAGAATTGGAGTTTGATCTGGTTACAGTTGACATCAATGACTTGTAA
- the LOC135342694 gene encoding bifunctional heparan sulfate N-deacetylase/N-sulfotransferase 1-like, producing MDLLRLFSRTRILRFDRKRSILIDIDDIFVAPEGLKMNKNDVQALVQTQEKLRSFVPGLTFNLGFCGAYYKRGTPAEVEGSHELVRRSNNFQFAVCTMSSRDYIEVIHTSSCSVYCFSPSQNTSIAVGHGYSVSPHHSGVYPVYPPLYETWGRIWNITMTTTEEYPNIYPEHLRRGFIHRGIMVLPRQTCRLFTHTISYETFPGGKEAFHEAGNGGTVFNTLLFNPISIFMTHVTNYATDRLTLQLFSDLFQFTRTWTNLELTTDRPLNLGKRYFEIFPEDKVPIWGSPCGHKRHIDIYPPSKNCSRLPSLLILGPQKSGTTALYTFLKEHPLISANKNNKDHYEEVQFFSNETLYNYGIEWYMEQFPVPRNNQVIFEKSATYFTHPLAPKRVKALLPNIKLVVILLDPVNRAYSWYQHMQAHNSPVALKYTFSEVIGSNSASNITDRGLLSLRQHCLSPGQYQRHLNLWLDHFLPEQLLLIDGETLAIKPSIVMETVQEFLNLEMLDYNEILKWNSGKGFYCVNNHCLGPSKGRKYPDIAVGDLKFLEQYYRVDNVKLAQLLRRHVKTPIPDWLTTQLSAIRS from the exons ATGGATTTATTGAGGTTGTTTTCTCGAACGAGAATTTTGAGGTTTGATAGGAAACGATCGATTTTAATCGACATTGATGATATCTTTGTGGCTCCAGAGGGattgaaaatgaacaaaaatGATGTACAG GCACTCGTTCAGACTCAGGAGAAACTGCGTAGTTTTGTTCCTGGACTAACGTTTAATCTTGGTTTCTGTGGGGCATATTACAAGAGAGGCACCCCAGCGGAGGTAGAGGGGAGTCATGAGCTT GTCCGCCGGTCCAACAACTTTCA ATTTGCAGTCTGTACAATGTCAAGCAGAGACTACATAGAAGTCATACATACTAGTAGCTGTTCAGTGTACTGTTTCTCCCCTTCTCAGAATACCTCCATTGCTGTGGGGCATGGTTACTCAGTGTCTCCCCACCACTCGGGCGTGTACCCGGTCTACCCACCTCTGTACGAGACCTGGGGGCGGATATGGAATATTACTATGACAACCACGGAGGAATACCCGAATATCTATCCTGAGCATTTGAGGAGAGGTTTCATACATCGTGGAATCATG GTGCTCCCCAGACAGACGTGCAGGTTGTTCACTCACACAATATCCTACGAAACATTCCCCGGAGGTAAAGAAGCGTTTCATGAAGCTGGCAATGGTGGGACCGTCTTCAACACCCTCCTCTTTAATCCA ATCTCCATTTTTATGACACACGTCACCAATTATGCCACAGACCGACTCACTTTGCAACTATTCTCGGACCTTTTCCAATTTACTCGCACCTGGACCAATCTGGAGCTAACAACTGATCGACCTTTAAACCTCGGGAAACGCTACTTTGAGATCTTCCCAGAAGATAAAGTACCAATTTGGGGG tctccGTGTGGTCACAAGAGACACATTGACATTTATCCCCCTTCAAAAAACTGTTCTCGGCTACCTTCACTGCTAATTCTTGGACCACAGAAATCAG GTACTACGGCTCTGTACACATTCCTGAAGGAGCACCCCCTGATATCAGCTAACAAGAACAACAAAGATCACTACGAGGAAGTCCAGTTCTTCAGCAATGAGACACTCTACAACTATGGAATCGAGTG GTACATGGAACAGTTTCCTGTCCCCCGCAACAACCAGGTCATATTCGAGAAGAGTGCTACATACTTCACCCACCCTCTGGCTCCCAAAAG AGTGAAAGCCCTCCTCCCTAACATCAAACTGGTGGTGATTCTGCTGGACCCGGTCAATAGAGCTTACTCCTGGTATCag CACATGCAGGCACACAACAGCCCTGTTGCTCTTAAGTACACATTCTCTGAAGTAATAGGAAGCAACAGTGCTTCTAATATCACTGATCGAGGATTGCTGTCACTACGGCAACATTGTTTGTCGCCGGGCCAGTACCAGAGGCACTTGAACTT GTGGTTGGATCACTTTCTACCTGAGCAATTGTTGCTGATTGACGGGGAAACACTTGCGATCAAACCATCCATTGTCATGGAAACAGTTCAGGAGTTCCTAAACCTAGAAATGCTTGACTACAATGAGATATTAAA GTGGAACTCCGGTAAAGGTTTCTACTGCGTCAACAATCACTGTCTTGGTCCAAGTAAAGGCAGAAAGTATCCAGATATCGCCGTCGGTGACTTGAAGTTTTTGGAACAGTACTATAGAGTTGATAATGTAAAACTTGCACAGTTGCTACGTAGACATGTAAAAACCCCTATACCTGACTGGCTAACCACTCAATTGAGTGCCATTAGGTCTTAG